A DNA window from Chelativorans sp. AA-79 contains the following coding sequences:
- a CDS encoding [protein-PII] uridylyltransferase, with protein MAKVPLKLDQIIDPAGLRAELDAVAAEGDATSAGARKKVMQLLKARLAEGRRTAETMLSEDGGGTACATRLSHLMDEIVRALNDFASTHVYPAENRSAAERMAVVAVGGYGRGTLAPGSDVDLLFLLPYKQTPWGEQVAEYMLYMFWDLGLKVGHATRNVDECIRQALSDVTIRTAVLEARFVCGDQGLYDDLVARFDEDIVKDTGAEYIQAKLAERDARHAKGGESRYVVEPNVKDGKGGLRDLHTLFWIGKYYYRVREADELVGKGVFTRQEYLQFAKAEDFLWAVRCHMHFLTGKAEERLHFDIQRDIAERLGYKSHPGLSPVERFMKHYFLTAKTVGDLTRIFCAALEEEQAKHVPGFNRIFLTFQRRKRKLAGTSDFVIDNHRINLANEGVFERDPVNMLRLFWFADRHGLEYHPDALKLLTRSLKLIDRNLRRNKEANRLFLDLLTSDRDPELNMRRMNEAGVLGKLIPDFNKIVAMMQFSMYHHYTVDEHLIRCIGVLAEIERGDGQNIHPLAHSLMPGLKPWRKVLYAALLFHDIAKGRPEDHSDAGARIARRLCPHMGFDAAETEMVAWLVQEHLTMSMTAQMRDLNDRKTIQDFAHIVQSVDRLKLLLVLTVCDIRGVGPGVWNGWKGQLLRTLYYETELLLTGGFSEGSRAMRAEGARVLLAEELQKAGWEEAEARRYVGLHYENYLLAVDEGDQVRHAGFIRAADRQGRALSTMVKPHAFEAVTEITVLAPDHPRLLSVIAGACAAAGANIVDAQIFTTTDGRALDTILIGREFELDEDELRRAQRVGRLIEDVLSGKAYLPEVLEKRTKPRRGTRAFRVEPRAELRNTLSNRFSVIEVECLDRPGLLSEVTSAISDLSLDIASAHITTFGEKVIDTFYVTDLTGSKVDSPDRLETIRRELIETIENGPPRRNHRSKAKTVAA; from the coding sequence ATGGCCAAGGTTCCACTCAAGCTCGACCAGATCATCGATCCCGCCGGCCTGCGCGCCGAACTCGACGCCGTCGCGGCCGAAGGCGACGCGACATCAGCTGGAGCGCGCAAGAAGGTGATGCAACTCCTGAAGGCGCGGCTCGCCGAAGGCCGGCGGACGGCGGAGACAATGCTTTCCGAAGACGGTGGCGGCACGGCCTGCGCCACGCGGCTTTCACATCTCATGGACGAGATCGTCCGCGCGCTCAACGATTTCGCCTCTACCCACGTCTATCCCGCCGAGAACCGGTCGGCGGCGGAGCGCATGGCGGTTGTCGCGGTCGGCGGCTACGGGCGCGGCACGCTGGCGCCCGGCTCCGACGTCGATCTGCTCTTCCTTCTGCCTTACAAACAGACGCCCTGGGGGGAGCAGGTGGCCGAATACATGCTCTACATGTTCTGGGATCTCGGCCTGAAGGTGGGGCATGCCACGCGCAACGTCGACGAATGCATCCGGCAGGCGCTCTCCGACGTAACGATACGCACGGCGGTGCTGGAAGCACGCTTCGTCTGCGGCGACCAAGGGCTCTACGATGATCTCGTCGCGCGGTTCGACGAGGACATCGTCAAGGACACCGGCGCGGAATACATCCAGGCGAAGCTCGCCGAGCGCGACGCGCGGCATGCCAAGGGCGGCGAGAGCCGCTATGTGGTGGAACCGAACGTAAAGGATGGCAAGGGAGGGCTGCGCGACCTCCACACGCTGTTCTGGATCGGCAAGTATTACTACCGCGTGCGCGAAGCCGACGAACTGGTGGGAAAGGGCGTCTTCACCCGCCAGGAATATCTACAGTTCGCCAAGGCGGAGGATTTCCTCTGGGCCGTGCGCTGCCACATGCACTTCCTGACCGGCAAGGCGGAGGAGCGGCTGCATTTCGACATCCAGCGCGATATCGCCGAAAGGCTGGGCTACAAGAGCCATCCGGGCCTGTCGCCGGTCGAGCGCTTCATGAAGCATTACTTCCTGACGGCCAAGACCGTGGGGGATCTCACCCGGATCTTCTGCGCGGCGCTCGAGGAGGAGCAGGCCAAGCACGTGCCGGGCTTCAACCGCATTTTCCTTACCTTCCAGCGCCGCAAGCGCAAGCTTGCCGGCACCAGCGATTTCGTGATCGACAACCACCGCATCAACCTCGCCAATGAGGGCGTATTCGAGCGCGATCCGGTGAACATGCTCAGGCTCTTCTGGTTCGCCGACCGGCACGGCCTCGAATATCACCCGGACGCGCTGAAGCTGCTCACGCGCTCGCTCAAGCTGATCGACCGCAACCTGCGCCGGAACAAGGAGGCGAACCGCCTGTTCCTTGATCTTCTCACGTCCGACCGCGATCCCGAGCTCAACATGCGCCGGATGAACGAGGCGGGGGTGCTGGGTAAGCTCATCCCCGACTTCAACAAGATCGTGGCGATGATGCAGTTCTCCATGTACCACCATTACACGGTCGACGAGCACCTGATCCGCTGCATCGGCGTGCTGGCGGAGATCGAGCGCGGAGACGGGCAGAACATCCATCCGCTTGCCCATTCGCTGATGCCCGGCCTGAAGCCCTGGCGCAAGGTGCTCTACGCGGCCCTCCTGTTCCACGACATCGCCAAGGGCAGGCCCGAGGACCACTCCGATGCCGGCGCACGCATTGCCCGGCGGCTCTGCCCGCATATGGGCTTCGACGCCGCGGAAACGGAAATGGTCGCCTGGCTCGTCCAGGAACATCTAACGATGTCGATGACGGCACAGATGCGCGACCTGAACGATCGCAAGACGATCCAGGATTTTGCCCACATCGTCCAGTCGGTGGACAGGCTGAAGCTGCTCCTGGTGCTCACCGTCTGTGATATCCGCGGAGTGGGACCGGGCGTGTGGAACGGCTGGAAGGGGCAGTTGCTGCGGACGCTCTATTACGAGACCGAGCTCCTGCTTACTGGCGGCTTCTCCGAAGGCTCGCGCGCAATGCGCGCGGAAGGTGCGCGCGTGCTCCTGGCGGAAGAACTCCAGAAAGCCGGCTGGGAGGAAGCCGAGGCGCGCCGCTATGTCGGGCTTCACTACGAGAATTACCTGCTTGCGGTCGACGAAGGCGATCAGGTGCGCCATGCGGGCTTCATCCGTGCGGCCGACCGGCAAGGCCGGGCCCTCTCCACCATGGTCAAGCCGCATGCTTTCGAAGCCGTCACGGAAATCACGGTCCTGGCGCCGGACCATCCGCGCCTGCTCTCCGTCATTGCCGGTGCGTGCGCGGCGGCCGGCGCCAACATCGTCGACGCGCAGATCTTCACCACCACCGATGGGCGCGCGCTCGACACGATCCTGATCGGCCGCGAATTCGAACTGGACGAGGACGAGCTGCGCCGCGCGCAGCGCGTGGGCCGCCTTATCGAGGACGTGCTGTCGGGCAAAGCCTATCTGCCGGAGGTGCTGGAGAAGCGCACCAAGCCCCGCCGCGGCACCAGGGCCTTCCGCGTCGAGCCGCGCGCGGAGCTCCGCAACACGCTGTCCAACCGCTTCTCCGTGATCGAGGTCGAGTGCCTTGACCGGCCCGGCCTTTTGTCGGAGGTGACCAGCGCCATCTCCGACCTTTCGCTCGACATCGCCTCCGCGCACATCACCACTTTCGGCGAGAAGGTGATCGATACCTTCTATGTGACTGACCTCACCGGTTCCAAGGTCGATAGTCCCGACCGTCTGGAGACGATCCGTCGTGAACTCATCGAAACGATCGAGAACGGCCCGCCGAGGCGCAACCACCGAAGCAAGGCGAAGACGGTAGCGGCGTGA
- the mutS gene encoding DNA mismatch repair protein MutS, whose product MRGIEATAAPMAAAEGATPMMQQYIEIKAANADCLLFYRMGDFYELFFDDAEAASRALGITLTKRGKHRGEDIPMCGVPVHAADDYLQKLIALGFRVAVCEQMEDPAEARKRGYKAVVRRDVIRLVTPGTITEEKLLDPSEANYLMALGRVKGNETQQLALAWIDISTGVFRVASTAPDRLLADISRIDPRELIVAEPAYHDAELRPVFDVLGRVVVPQPPTFFDSASAAMRLSRFYGVATLDGFGRFSRAELSAISGAAAYVEKTQKAERPPLGRPERDEDGASLFIDPSTRANLELARTLSGNRDGSLLKAIDRTVTGAGGRLLAERLMSPLTDPKAIGERLDSISFFLDELDLRDGLREHLKGVPDMSRALSRLALNRGGPRDLGALSMGFSASAAVAELLEGKELPPELANAVYVLRALPAELSSHFDRALAEELPLLKRDGGFVREGYDAELDEMRALRDQSRRVIAGMERDLVEETGIRSLKIRHNNILGYYIEVTANNAGALTGTDEARARFIHRQTMANAMRFTTTELADLETKIANAADRALTIELAVFDRLVGEVVAASEPLRAAAQALAVLDVSAALACLAESEAYCRPVVDMSLDFNVEGGRHPVVEQALRRQLGEPFVANDCDLSPTEGEKAGAIWLLTGPNMGGKSTFLRQNALIAVLAQMGSFVPARSARIGVVDRLFSRVGASDDLARGRSTFMVEMVETAAILNQAGERSLVILDEIGRGTATFDGLSIAWAAVEYLHEQNRCRALFATHFHEMTALTEKLARLLNVTMRVKEFEGEVIFLHEVARGAADRSYGIQVARLAGLPQAVVERARDVLHRLEAGETGTKAARIVDDLPLFSAAIRHEPPKPKASDRLREELTALDPDGMSPREALEVLYRLKRVVMEG is encoded by the coding sequence ATGCGTGGGATCGAAGCCACGGCAGCGCCCATGGCGGCAGCCGAGGGCGCCACGCCCATGATGCAGCAATATATCGAGATCAAGGCAGCGAACGCGGATTGCCTCCTCTTCTACCGCATGGGCGACTTCTACGAGCTCTTCTTCGACGACGCGGAAGCGGCGAGCCGGGCGCTCGGAATCACGCTCACCAAGCGCGGCAAGCACCGAGGCGAAGATATCCCCATGTGCGGCGTGCCGGTGCATGCGGCCGACGACTATCTGCAGAAGCTCATAGCACTCGGGTTCCGCGTGGCCGTCTGCGAGCAGATGGAAGATCCGGCGGAGGCCAGGAAGCGCGGCTACAAGGCCGTGGTGCGTCGCGACGTGATCCGGCTTGTGACGCCGGGAACCATCACGGAAGAGAAGCTGCTGGATCCCTCCGAGGCCAATTACCTGATGGCGCTCGGACGCGTGAAGGGCAACGAGACGCAGCAGCTCGCGCTCGCCTGGATCGACATCTCCACCGGCGTTTTCCGGGTGGCTTCCACTGCGCCCGACCGGCTGCTCGCCGATATCTCCCGCATCGACCCGCGCGAATTGATCGTGGCCGAGCCCGCCTATCACGATGCGGAGCTTCGGCCCGTGTTCGACGTCCTTGGCCGGGTCGTGGTGCCGCAGCCGCCGACCTTCTTCGATTCGGCGAGTGCGGCCATGCGGCTGTCGCGTTTCTACGGCGTGGCCACGCTCGACGGCTTCGGCCGGTTCTCCCGCGCGGAGCTTTCGGCCATTTCCGGCGCTGCCGCCTATGTGGAGAAGACGCAGAAAGCCGAGCGCCCGCCGCTCGGCCGGCCGGAGCGGGACGAGGACGGTGCAAGCCTTTTCATCGACCCGTCCACCCGGGCCAATCTGGAACTGGCACGCACGCTCTCGGGCAACCGCGACGGCAGCCTTTTGAAGGCGATCGACCGCACGGTGACGGGAGCAGGCGGACGGTTGCTGGCCGAGCGCCTGATGTCGCCGCTCACCGACCCGAAGGCGATCGGCGAGCGGCTCGATTCCATTTCCTTCTTCCTCGATGAACTCGACCTGCGCGACGGGCTGCGTGAGCACCTGAAGGGCGTACCGGACATGAGCCGCGCGCTTTCGCGACTGGCGCTCAACCGCGGCGGCCCGCGCGACCTTGGCGCGCTTTCGATGGGGTTCTCCGCATCGGCGGCGGTGGCTGAACTCCTCGAGGGAAAAGAGCTGCCGCCGGAGCTGGCCAATGCCGTCTACGTGCTGCGAGCGCTGCCGGCAGAGCTATCCTCCCATTTCGACCGGGCGCTCGCGGAGGAATTGCCGCTTCTGAAGCGCGACGGCGGGTTCGTGCGCGAGGGCTACGATGCGGAGCTGGACGAGATGCGGGCGCTGCGCGACCAGTCGCGCCGCGTGATCGCCGGCATGGAGCGGGACCTGGTCGAGGAGACGGGCATCCGCTCGCTGAAGATCCGGCACAACAACATCCTAGGCTACTATATCGAGGTGACCGCCAACAATGCAGGCGCCCTGACCGGCACGGACGAGGCGCGCGCACGCTTCATCCACCGGCAGACCATGGCGAACGCCATGCGCTTCACCACCACGGAGCTGGCGGACCTCGAAACCAAGATCGCCAATGCCGCCGATCGTGCGCTCACGATCGAGCTTGCGGTTTTCGACCGGCTGGTGGGCGAGGTGGTGGCGGCTTCCGAGCCGCTGCGTGCCGCCGCGCAGGCGCTCGCGGTGCTGGATGTCTCCGCTGCGCTCGCATGCCTGGCCGAAAGCGAAGCCTATTGCCGGCCGGTGGTGGACATGAGCCTGGATTTCAATGTGGAAGGCGGCCGCCATCCCGTGGTGGAGCAGGCGCTGCGCAGACAGCTCGGCGAGCCCTTCGTGGCCAATGACTGTGATCTCTCGCCGACGGAAGGGGAGAAGGCCGGTGCCATCTGGCTGCTCACAGGGCCGAACATGGGCGGCAAGTCCACCTTCCTCCGCCAGAACGCGCTGATCGCCGTGCTCGCGCAGATGGGCTCCTTCGTGCCGGCGCGTTCCGCGCGCATCGGCGTGGTCGACCGTCTGTTCTCCCGCGTCGGCGCTTCCGACGATCTTGCGCGCGGGCGGTCCACCTTTATGGTCGAGATGGTGGAAACGGCCGCGATCCTCAACCAGGCGGGTGAGCGCTCGCTCGTCATCCTCGACGAGATCGGCCGCGGCACGGCCACCTTCGACGGGCTCTCCATCGCCTGGGCCGCTGTCGAATACCTCCACGAGCAGAATCGCTGCCGGGCTCTTTTCGCCACCCATTTCCACGAGATGACGGCGCTGACGGAGAAGCTTGCGCGCCTCCTCAATGTCACGATGCGGGTGAAGGAGTTCGAGGGCGAGGTGATCTTCCTGCACGAGGTTGCACGCGGTGCAGCCGACCGCTCCTACGGCATTCAGGTGGCCCGCCTTGCCGGCCTGCCGCAGGCGGTGGTGGAGCGCGCGCGCGACGTGCTGCACCGGCTGGAAGCGGGCGAAACCGGGACCAAGGCCGCGCGCATCGTCGACGACCTTCCGCTGTTCTCTGCTGCGATCCGTCACGAACCGCCGAAGCCGAAAGCGTCCGACCGGCTGCGGGAGGAACTCACCGCGCTCGACCCGGACGGCATGAGCCCGCGCGAGGCGCTGGAGGTGCTGTACAGGTTGAAGCGGGTCGTGATGGAGGGGTAA
- a CDS encoding NADP-dependent malic enzyme — MAEADKNDRVGPSVSAQEALEFHAMGRPGKLEINPTKPMATQRDLSLAYSPGVAVPVKAIAEDPGRAFDYTTRGNLVAVISNGTAILGLGNLGALASKPVMEGKAVLFKRFADVDSIDLEVDTEDADEFVNCVRLLGPSFGGINLEDIKAPECFMIETRLRELMDIPVFHDDQHGTAIIAIAGLINALDLTGRDMKTTRLVCNGAGAAGIACIELAKAIGFAPENILLCDTKGVVYKGRTEGMNQWKSAHAVETDKRTLSEAVDGADVFFGLSVKGALTPAMVQSMAKNPIIFAMANPDPEITPEEVAEIRTDAIMATGRSDYPNQVNNVLGFPYIFRGALDVRATTINDAMKVAAAEALASLARQDVPDDVAAAYQGNRPKYGPNYIIPVPFDPRLITAVPAAVAKAAMDSGVARRPILDLERYENELSARRDPIASTLQRISDRVRRQPKRIVFAEGEEEQVMRAAVSYANQKLGTAILLGREERIRETAKNAGVELARPGIEIINARLSRRNGIYADYLYERLQRKGFLFRDCQRLINNDRNHFAACMVALGDADGMVTGVTRNYSTALDDVRRVIDARPGHRVIGASIVLARGRTVIVADTAVHDMPDANQIADIAEEAANFARRMGYEPRVAMLAYSTFGHPPGERSERVQEAVKILDKRRVDFEYDGEMAADVALNPQLMQQYPFCRLSGPANVLVMPAFHSASISTKMLQELGGSTVIGPLLVGLNKPVQIVSLSAKDSDIVNMAAIAAYSAGG, encoded by the coding sequence ATGGCGGAAGCCGATAAGAACGACAGGGTTGGGCCTTCTGTAAGCGCGCAGGAAGCGCTCGAGTTCCATGCCATGGGCCGGCCTGGAAAGCTGGAGATCAACCCGACAAAGCCGATGGCGACCCAGCGCGACCTGTCGCTTGCCTATTCACCCGGCGTAGCCGTGCCCGTGAAGGCGATCGCGGAGGATCCCGGCCGCGCCTTCGACTATACGACCCGCGGCAATCTGGTGGCGGTGATCTCCAACGGCACCGCGATCCTCGGCCTCGGCAATCTCGGCGCATTAGCCTCCAAGCCCGTGATGGAAGGCAAGGCGGTGCTCTTCAAGCGCTTCGCCGATGTCGATTCCATCGACCTGGAGGTCGACACCGAAGACGCCGACGAGTTCGTCAATTGCGTGCGTCTGCTCGGGCCCTCCTTCGGCGGCATTAATCTGGAGGACATCAAGGCGCCGGAATGCTTCATGATCGAAACGCGCCTGCGCGAGCTCATGGACATTCCCGTCTTCCATGACGACCAGCACGGCACGGCCATCATCGCGATTGCCGGCCTCATCAACGCGCTGGATCTCACCGGCCGCGACATGAAGACGACACGGCTTGTCTGCAACGGCGCGGGTGCCGCCGGCATCGCCTGCATCGAGCTTGCCAAGGCCATCGGCTTTGCGCCCGAGAACATCCTCCTCTGCGACACCAAAGGCGTGGTCTACAAGGGGCGCACCGAAGGCATGAATCAGTGGAAATCGGCGCATGCGGTGGAGACCGACAAGCGTACGCTGTCCGAAGCCGTGGACGGGGCCGACGTCTTCTTCGGTCTTTCGGTCAAAGGCGCGCTCACGCCCGCCATGGTGCAGTCCATGGCCAAGAACCCGATCATCTTCGCGATGGCCAATCCGGACCCGGAGATCACGCCGGAGGAAGTTGCCGAGATCCGTACAGACGCCATCATGGCGACCGGCCGCTCGGACTATCCCAACCAGGTCAACAACGTGCTGGGCTTCCCCTACATTTTCCGCGGCGCGCTCGACGTGCGGGCGACGACGATCAACGACGCCATGAAAGTGGCGGCGGCGGAGGCGCTGGCCTCGCTCGCCCGGCAGGACGTGCCCGACGACGTGGCGGCCGCCTATCAGGGCAATCGGCCGAAATACGGGCCGAACTACATCATCCCCGTGCCCTTCGACCCGCGTCTGATCACGGCCGTGCCCGCGGCCGTCGCCAAGGCGGCGATGGATTCGGGCGTGGCCAGGCGCCCCATCCTCGACCTGGAGAGATACGAGAACGAGCTTTCCGCCCGCCGCGACCCGATCGCCTCCACGCTGCAGCGCATTTCCGACCGCGTCCGCCGCCAGCCGAAGCGCATCGTCTTCGCCGAAGGCGAGGAGGAGCAGGTCATGCGCGCCGCGGTCTCCTACGCGAACCAGAAGCTCGGCACCGCCATCCTGCTGGGACGCGAGGAGCGCATCCGGGAGACGGCCAAGAATGCCGGCGTCGAGCTTGCGCGGCCCGGCATCGAGATCATCAATGCCAGACTCTCGCGGCGCAACGGCATCTATGCCGATTACCTCTACGAGCGCCTGCAGCGGAAGGGCTTCCTCTTCCGCGATTGCCAGCGGCTCATCAACAACGACCGCAACCATTTCGCCGCCTGCATGGTGGCGCTGGGCGACGCCGACGGCATGGTGACGGGGGTGACCCGCAACTATTCCACCGCGCTCGACGACGTGCGGCGTGTGATCGACGCACGGCCCGGCCATCGCGTCATCGGCGCCTCGATCGTGCTCGCGCGGGGACGGACCGTCATCGTGGCCGACACTGCCGTGCACGACATGCCGGACGCCAACCAGATCGCCGATATCGCCGAGGAGGCAGCGAATTTCGCCCGCCGCATGGGCTATGAGCCGCGCGTCGCGATGCTTGCCTACTCCACTTTCGGCCATCCGCCCGGCGAACGCTCGGAACGCGTGCAGGAGGCGGTGAAGATCCTCGACAAACGGCGCGTCGATTTCGAGTATGACGGCGAGATGGCGGCCGACGTGGCGCTCAACCCGCAGCTCATGCAGCAATATCCCTTCTGCCGCCTTTCGGGCCCTGCCAACGTGCTGGTCATGCCCGCCTTCCACTCCGCCTCGATCTCGACCAAGATGCTGCAGGAACTGGGCGGCTCCACGGTGATCGGCCCGCTGCTGGTCGGGCTCAACAAACCGGTGCAGATCGTCTCGCTCAGCGCGAAGGATTCCGACATCGTCAACATGGCGGCCATCGCCGCCTACAGCGCCGGCGGGTAG
- a CDS encoding phospholipase D-like domain-containing protein — MRVRKDALQQAAPAGGLHRPILAPGRNCRQIATAHRASFLVDAESYFGALEKALRGATRSVFIVGWDFDARIQLRPQDGPDAPTLGAMLRHLVENQPDLEIRILVWSLAAVHAPGASIPLVFGAEWEEHPRIHLRLDTHHPIQAAHHQKIVIIDDSLAFVGGMDLTIGRWDTPQHVRDDPRRHWPDGSPCSPVHDLQMALDGPAARAVARVARDRWRRAVGEEVPFMEVEERWPENLAVDFTEVPVAIARTVPGLGGRRGVEEIAALTDDLLCAAERSIYIEAQYFTARRLRKILRQVLSPPDGPEIVVVCTRHANGIIERFIMGANRERLLRSLKRWDRHGRLRVYCPVLDGLEDDGAMLVHAKLMIADDRFLRIGSANLNNRSMGLDTECDVVIEADRAQTGEAIALCRDRLIAEHLGVELAQVRETMQREGSLIRTIEKLNSRSGRCLCPLTIDPGPRHSFPGTRLLDPERPFRVMEWLRAFWRSSFGQEAVSDARDRDRNASERTSRMLPMKSGRRK; from the coding sequence ATGCGCGTGAGAAAAGATGCCTTGCAACAGGCGGCACCCGCCGGCGGCCTGCATCGACCGATCCTGGCGCCGGGGCGCAACTGCCGGCAAATCGCCACGGCACACCGCGCCTCCTTCCTTGTCGATGCGGAGTCCTATTTTGGCGCGCTGGAAAAGGCGCTGCGGGGAGCGACGCGCTCCGTCTTCATCGTCGGCTGGGATTTCGATGCGCGCATCCAGCTCCGTCCGCAGGACGGGCCGGATGCCCCGACCCTCGGCGCGATGCTGCGCCATCTGGTGGAGAACCAGCCTGATCTGGAGATCCGCATCCTGGTCTGGAGCCTCGCGGCGGTGCACGCGCCGGGCGCTTCCATCCCGCTTGTCTTCGGCGCGGAATGGGAAGAGCATCCGCGTATCCATCTGCGGCTGGACACGCACCATCCGATACAGGCGGCCCATCACCAGAAGATCGTGATCATCGATGATTCCCTCGCCTTCGTCGGCGGCATGGACCTCACCATCGGCCGGTGGGACACCCCGCAGCACGTGCGGGATGATCCGCGCCGGCATTGGCCGGATGGATCGCCCTGCAGCCCGGTGCACGACCTGCAGATGGCGCTCGACGGGCCTGCGGCGAGAGCCGTGGCACGCGTCGCGCGTGATCGCTGGCGCAGGGCTGTCGGCGAAGAAGTGCCGTTCATGGAGGTGGAGGAGCGGTGGCCGGAAAATCTGGCCGTGGATTTCACCGAAGTCCCTGTGGCGATCGCCCGGACCGTTCCCGGTCTTGGCGGCAGAAGAGGGGTCGAGGAGATTGCGGCTCTCACCGACGATCTGCTGTGCGCGGCCGAGCGAAGCATCTATATCGAAGCCCAGTATTTCACGGCGAGGCGCCTGCGCAAAATCCTGCGTCAAGTTCTCAGCCCGCCGGACGGACCGGAAATCGTGGTCGTCTGCACGCGCCACGCCAATGGCATCATCGAGCGTTTCATCATGGGCGCCAATCGCGAGCGCCTGCTGCGCAGCCTGAAACGCTGGGACCGCCATGGCCGCCTGCGCGTCTATTGCCCTGTTCTCGACGGCCTGGAGGATGACGGCGCCATGCTCGTTCACGCCAAGCTGATGATCGCGGACGACCGGTTCCTGCGCATCGGTTCGGCAAATCTCAACAACCGCTCGATGGGGCTCGATACCGAATGCGACGTCGTGATCGAGGCCGACCGGGCGCAGACCGGCGAGGCGATCGCGCTGTGCCGCGACCGGCTCATTGCCGAGCATCTCGGCGTGGAGCTGGCGCAGGTGCGGGAAACGATGCAGCGGGAAGGATCGCTGATCCGCACGATCGAGAAACTGAACAGCCGAAGCGGCCGCTGCCTCTGCCCGTTGACCATCGATCCCGGGCCACGACACTCCTTTCCCGGCACGCGCCTGCTCGACCCGGAGCGACCCTTTCGCGTCATGGAGTGGCTGCGCGCGTTCTGGCGCAGCAGCTTCGGTCAGGAGGCTGTCTCGGATGCCCGGGATCGGGACAGGAACGCTTCGGAAAGGACGAGCAGGATGCTGCCCATGAAAAGCGGCAGGAGGAAATAG
- a CDS encoding lysylphosphatidylglycerol synthase domain-containing protein codes for MKPPPAHRPVRRYLGYAITVAAVLLASYLLYRTLSQYEWEELVSAVTAVSVRRLLFALGFTAASYLCLTGFDWLALRYAKHPLSYPRAALASFTSLSLGHSIGFAALSSGAVRYRFYSRWGLSGEEVAKVIVFCGFTVGLGLSVLGGIGLIANPGLAEKVIGVTPGTVYLIGAACLAWPAVYLLLTAFFGGRALHIRGRRVEMPVLKLALGQVIVGPINFAFVAAALHQAALSLAEIPYLEVATAFVSANVATVITHVPGGLGVIESVVLYLLPQAHLIGAVLVFRFVYFLLPLFMGSILLVLSEAFLSRSRASETAS; via the coding sequence TTGAAGCCGCCTCCGGCCCACAGACCAGTCCGGCGCTATCTCGGCTACGCGATCACCGTGGCGGCGGTCCTTCTGGCCAGCTATCTCCTTTACCGCACGCTTTCCCAATACGAATGGGAGGAACTGGTGAGCGCCGTGACGGCGGTCTCCGTTCGCCGGCTTCTCTTCGCGCTGGGATTTACCGCCGCGAGCTATCTCTGTCTGACCGGCTTCGACTGGCTGGCGCTGCGCTATGCCAAGCACCCGCTCTCCTATCCGCGCGCGGCGCTGGCCTCCTTCACCAGCCTCTCGCTCGGACACAGCATCGGATTTGCGGCGCTGAGCAGCGGTGCCGTCCGATACCGTTTCTATTCGCGCTGGGGACTGAGCGGAGAGGAAGTCGCCAAGGTGATCGTCTTCTGCGGTTTCACGGTGGGACTCGGGCTTTCGGTCCTCGGTGGCATAGGGCTGATCGCCAATCCGGGCCTTGCCGAAAAGGTCATCGGCGTTACGCCGGGCACCGTATACCTGATCGGCGCCGCCTGCCTGGCCTGGCCCGCCGTCTACCTGCTGCTTACGGCGTTTTTCGGCGGACGCGCGCTCCATATCCGCGGCAGACGGGTGGAAATGCCGGTCCTCAAACTGGCACTGGGGCAGGTGATCGTCGGCCCGATCAACTTCGCTTTTGTGGCCGCAGCGCTGCATCAGGCCGCGCTGTCGCTGGCGGAGATCCCATATCTCGAGGTCGCCACCGCCTTCGTGAGCGCCAATGTGGCGACCGTCATCACGCATGTTCCCGGGGGACTTGGCGTGATCGAGAGCGTCGTGCTCTATCTCTTACCCCAGGCCCATCTCATCGGCGCCGTGCTCGTCTTTCGGTTCGTCTATTTCCTCCTGCCGCTTTTCATGGGCAGCATCCTGCTCGTCCTTTCCGAAGCGTTCCTGTCCCGATCCCGGGCATCCGAGACAGCCTCCTGA
- a CDS encoding endonuclease/exonuclease/phosphatase family protein, producing MTWNIHGGVGSDGRRDLQRIVDFVRRHEPDLVALQEVGSRRDVDGAAEAFAFLADTLGNHATESRLVTAPDGNYGHALISRWPLNGTVCHDISYRRREPRAAIEAVAETPFGPLHVVAAHLGLSFAERRHQAQLLAALLRTGSAPTVLLGDLNDWVWRGSVQKILNNLFPGHTHFKTFPGFWPVFALDRIYCRPSDMLARHWTDPAARAASDHLPVIAELAMEGVSGPIRR from the coding sequence ATGACATGGAACATCCACGGCGGCGTGGGATCCGATGGCCGGCGCGATCTGCAGCGAATCGTGGACTTCGTCCGCCGGCACGAGCCCGATCTCGTCGCCCTGCAGGAAGTGGGATCCCGACGCGACGTGGATGGAGCTGCGGAAGCCTTCGCCTTCCTTGCCGATACGCTCGGCAATCACGCGACGGAAAGCCGCCTCGTCACCGCGCCCGACGGCAATTACGGCCATGCGCTCATAAGCCGGTGGCCGCTGAACGGCACCGTATGCCACGACATCTCCTATCGGCGCCGCGAGCCGCGCGCTGCGATCGAGGCGGTGGCCGAGACGCCCTTCGGCCCGCTGCACGTGGTCGCCGCGCATCTGGGCCTGAGCTTCGCCGAACGGCGTCACCAGGCCCAGCTCCTGGCTGCCCTCTTGCGAACGGGGTCGGCGCCCACGGTGCTGCTGGGCGATCTCAATGACTGGGTCTGGCGGGGTTCCGTGCAAAAGATCCTCAACAACCTCTTTCCCGGCCACACCCACTTCAAGACCTTCCCAGGCTTCTGGCCGGTCTTCGCGCTCGACCGGATCTATTGCCGGCCGAGCGACATGCTGGCGCGGCACTGGACAGATCCTGCCGCCCGCGCGGCCTCTGACCACCTGCCGGTGATTGCCGAGCTGGCGATGGAAGGTGTTTCTGGTCCTATTCGAAGATGA